Sequence from the Nerophis lumbriciformis linkage group LG02, RoL_Nlum_v2.1, whole genome shotgun sequence genome:
AAGTCAATCAGATATTtgagtatttttattttaacaaaaacaatgttcatgaattataataaaatatttattgtattattaggAACCATGAAACTGGTCATTTCTATATTATTACAGAATTAATTCAAACAAATTTAACTAATATTATATCATTAACAACATCATTATTACAGATCCATACATAGGCCAATCAGGTATGAGgtttttatttatcttaaatAAAAGAAATGTAATGTATGATAATTATTGGGAAACACGAAACTAAtagtttattatatatacagattatAACTACTTTCCAACCCAAATTCATACAAATGTaattaacattacattattaacaataacaacattattattacatattcatATGTAAGTCAATCATATATTTGagtatttttatttcaacaacaaaaaaattataatgtaTTGTACcggtaataataaaatatttatttcattattaggAAACATGAAACTGGTAGTTTCTAGATTATTACAGATTAAATTCAAACAAATGTAACCAATATTATATCattaacaacattattattacagattcataCATAGGTCAatcagatatatatttttttttatcttaacaaatttaaaaaaatttaatgtatgatcattattggtaaacacaaaactaatagtttattattattacagactATAACTATTTTCCAACACAAAGTCATACAAATGTaattaacattacattattaacaatAACAACATTATAATCACATATTCATATGTAAGTCAATGAGATATTTGagtatttttatttgaacaaattGTTCATGTAttctaataataaaatattttttgtattattaggaaaCATGAAACTGGTCATTTCTATACTATTACAGAATAAATTCAAACAAATGTAACTAATATTATATCCTTAACattaacaacattattattacagattcataCATAGGTCAATCAGATATTGGATTGTTTTTAtcttaacaaataaaaaaattggaatgtatgataataaaatatgtGTTACATTATTAGTAAACACGAGACTATGGTAATAGTTCATTATTATTGCAGATTATAACTCCCTTTCAACCTAAATTCACACAAATGTAATTAACAGTACATTATTAACAATAACAACATTATGATTACAGATTCATACATAAGTCAATCAGATATTtgagtattttaacaaaaaaaaatgtgttacatTATTAGGAAACACGAAACTAAACATTCATTATTATTGCAGAAATATAACTACTTTCCAACCCAAATTCATACAAATGTAAcaaacattacattattaaccaCGAAAACATTACTTTTACAGATTCATACATAAGTCAATcagatattgaagtatttatttttattttaacaaaacatttttgtgtatgatataataatgcctacattattagatcatattaaataaatatacatgcaATTGCATTCAGTGCAAAAATTAATACATTTCTCAAGGAAATTactttgatgcatattatttccaggcttttgcaggccatataaaatgatgtggtgggccatataTGGCCCCCGGGACTTGGGTTTGACACCTGTCCCCTAAATGCTGTAATTTTAGAGGAAAGGGCGTTAATTGGGAGCAGGCAATATTTGGAGCAAGGCTCAATTTGTCTAactcaggaggttgcctacagccacagatgtaaatgtcagtgttttttaAGCAGCACTAATGGAGCATAATTTTACCAAAGTAATACGCCACATATGATATATATAAGAGACTCATTGCATACCTGAGATGAGTGAAGGCTCGCAGCCAGTGTGCCCCCAGCGTCTCCCTCCCGTTGGCCCTCAGGCCCCTGCGGTGACTCCGTGTCCGGAGTCCTGTCAAGGCCTGAGCCAGTTCCGCTTCATCCCTGTGGGCCCAAACCAGCTGGGCCCTCTGCTCGGCGTCCTGGTCCCCCGCCGCTCTAAAAAGTCTCTGGAGCTGCCACAGGTTCACGTTGCTGAAAATGTTCCCCGAGCCCGCCTTGCGCGTTCGCCTCTCGGCAAGCCGCCACAGGGAGGAGGGGCCGGCCACCTTGGAGGAGGGAGGGGAGGCGGGCCCAGGATCCATCCGGGCGAGCGGGTGGCATGCGCGGGGTTCTACTGTATGAGAAAGCCAAGGTCACTTTACTAGAAATCACTCAGCACCTCTAAATTAAAACACCTGCGACCGTGTGACACTATCACAaataagtgtgatgataaccacagaagacacttttttttttcaaaacacttCAACCTTGTTAATATCTGgtgactttctgttgtaacattaaagttaaaagttaaagtaccaatgattgtcacacatacactaggtgtggcgaaattattctctgcattcgacccatccccttgatcaccccctgggtggtgagggagcagtgagcagcagcggtggccacgcccgggaataatgttttatgatttaacccccaattccaacccttgatgctgagtgccaagcagggaggtaatgggtcccatttttatagtctttggtatctgttaaaatgtaatcatcacaTTTTCTTCAAATTTGGTTGTAGTCGTAGTTACAGGAGCAGTATCGGTCATACCATGTTGATACTTAcacttcaaattttcaggaccGTTAAGGCCTTGTTCACGCCGCAGGTCAATTCCGAtgtttttgcccatatgtgacctgtatcggattttttcatgtccgtgtgaacagtgcaattccaaatTTTTGTCCGACCCAGGCCCCTTTCGTATATggaaattagggttgtacggtataccagtattagtatagcaccgtgatactaatgaatcatattcggtactataccgcctctaaaaagtaccgtccccctccttttttttaccaggcatatattatgtttattaactcaggaaatatgtccctggacacatgtggactttgaatatgaccaatgtatgatcctgtaactatttggtatcggattgatatctaaatttgtggtatcatccaaactaaagtaaagtatcaaacaacagaagaagaagtgattattacattttaatagaagtgtagaaagaacatgttaaaagagaaagcaagcagatattaacagtaaatgaacaagtagattaataattattttttacagcttgtccttaataattttgacaaaataatagataaatgacacaatatgttactgcatatgtcagcagctaaattaatcaatcaatgtttattcatatagccataaatcacaagtgtctcaaagggctgcacaagccacaacgacatcctcagtacagagcccacataagggcaaggaaaaactcaccccagtgggacgtcgatgtgaatgactatgagaaaccttggagaggaccgtatatgtgggtaatccccccTCTAGGaggctttgtttgcttacttactactaaaagacaagttgtcttgtatgttcactattttatttaaggacaaacttgcaataagaaacatatgtttaatgtaccctaagatttttttgttaaaataaagccaataatgcaattttttgtggtcccctttatttagaaaagtatagaaaagtaccgaaaagtattgaaatacattttggtaccggtaccaaaatattggtatcaggacaacacgtaCAAAAATATCATGTAAATTACAATATGTTGTTTTTTATGATTGTTATTTGCatgtttttaatattatatttCGAGTACcggtacatatttatatttattcaagTTAGGTTATGTTTCTGTTTTGTATTGACGTTTACACATTTGATagaatgtatacatacagtattgaTAAACAtaagttattttttaaatgaaaaaaaaattactgttttaattagagatgtccgataatgacttttttgccgttatccgatattgtccaactcttaattaccgattccgataccaaccgataccgatatatacagtcgtggaattaacacattattatgccgaattttgttgtgatgccccgctggatgcattaaacaatgtaacaaggttttccaaaataaatcaactcaagttatggaaaaaatgccaacatggcactgccatatttattattgaagtcacaaagtgcattattttttttaacatgcctcaaaacagcagcttggaaattgggacatgctctccctgggagagcatgaggaggtggaGGGGgttaggggtagcgggggtgtatattgtagcatcccggaagagttagtgctgcaaggggttctgggtatttgttctgttgtgtttatgttgtgttacggtgcggatgttctcccgaaatgtgtttgtcattcttgtttggtgtggatgttctcccgaaatgtgtttgtcattcttgtttggtgtgggttcacagtgtggcgcatatttgaaacagtgttaaagttgtttatacggccaccctcagtgtgacctgtatggctgttgaccaagtatgaattgcattcacttgtgtgtgtgataaaccgtagatattatgtgattgggccggcacgcaaaggcagtgcctttaaggtttattggcgctctgtacttcttcctatgtccgtgtacacagcggcgttttaaaaagtcttaaattttactttttgaaaccgatactgataattttgaaaccgataccgataatttccgatattacactttaatgcatttatcggccgatactatcggcagtccgatattatcggacatctctagtttgaattAATATGTTTAAAACTGaagacataaagtagcaagaaacatgtcaatgatgattaaagcaaaacatgttctggaccaaaaatcacttcatattctctactgcttgctcgtgttaccatatctgagttattgtgtagaaaaatgagaaatgatacaatatgttactgcatatgtcagcagactaattaggagcctttgtttgtttacttactactaaaagacaagttgtctagtatgttcactattttatttaaggacaaaattggattgcaataagaaacatatgtttaatgtacagtaagattctttattaaaataaagccaataatgccatttgttgtggtcccctttatttagaaaagtatcgaaaattactgaaacacattttggtaccgggaccaaaatattgctatcgggacaacactaatctgcACTCTGACGGGACATTAGCCGGGACACAGCCAGAATACGCCATCAACATGCGTTATCACGATATGCCGATAGcattaaaagtagggatgtccgataatatcggactgccgatattatcggccgataaatgcttaaaatgtaatatcggaaattatcggtatcggtttcaaaattatcggtatcggtttcaaaaagtaaaatgtatgactttttaaaacgccgctgtgtacacggacgtagggagaagtacagagcgccaataaaccttaaaggcactgcctttgcgtgccggcccaatcacatactatatacagcttttcacacacacaagtgaatgcaattcatacttgatcaacagccccatacaggtcacactgagggtggccgtataaacaactttaacactgttacaaatatgcgccacactgtgaacccacaccaaacaagaatgacaaacacatttcgggagaacacccgcaccgtaacacaacataaacacaacagaacaaatacccagaaccccttgcagcactaactcttccgggacgctacaatatatacccccgctaccccccccccccctccccccacacccACCTTAACGacgcccacctcaacttcctcatgctttctcagggagagcatgtcccaaattacaagctgctgttttgaggcatgttaaaaaaaaaaatgcactttgtgacttcaataataaatatggcagtgccatgttggcattttttccataacttgagttgatttattttggaaaaccttgttacattgtctaatgcatccagcggggcatcacaacaaaattaggcataataatgtgttaattccacgactgtatatatcggtatcggttgatatcggaatcggtaaattaagagttggacaatatcggatatcggcaaaaaagccattatcggacatctctaattaaaagctctatcgccGACCAAATGTATAATGTTTATATCGTCTATATTGCGCAACTCGACCTCACAGCCATGTATAGGCCCACCGGCTGTGTTTTTAAAAAGCCAGGCTTCGCTACATATCTTAATAAACTCAGTCATCCATCCACCAGAATGGCAACCTTTATTGGCTGACTAATGTATGGAAACTTTGTTGAAATGTGGAAATCCTAACCTTTCACCTTAAAGACGGATTTATAACCGTTTCGGATGAAGGTCCCTTTCACAAAATGTCCCAAAAATCTGTTACAGGTGGAACATTTGCTGCCATGTTCCTTCCATCTTGCGTCATTTGGTCTACTTTTAAAGTCTGCTGCTGACTGCATCATCGGTTTGCCTCTACTGTAAGTGGGACACCAGCAGATCAATACTAGACATAGTCTGCACTCAATATGGGTCACTTAAATAACTTCTCACACCTGTTACATTTATAATAATACAACGTGAAAATTAACTATATTAGGTTGCAcagtttgttttttgtcataaaatgtacctacttttttttttttttttttacaaatatcacCTCCAGTGCCTTGTTTATATACAGCCTGCCAAACTAATAGATGCCTTGAATACACAGCACTTAAATATTCTCTTTATAGCCAATTCTCGTTCAATTTAAACACGAAAAATAGAATTGTTTGTTTAATTTAATGATTAGTCACATAAATAGCACGTCACGTGACTCTCATAAGCGCTTACCAGAAAATGTCCACCAAGCGTTACTTGTGTAGCATTTCCGCCGATGCAGGGGTGTAAAAGTTCTTAATTTCGCCTCggtgattaataaagtacttttgATTCTGTTGTTTTGTCAAAGAAAGCAGAATCTGATGTGCAGCAGCTCCGTTTGTTTGTTCATTGTGTGTCCCGTTGCCTTGTCCGCCGCCTCCTGACCAATGAGGAGCGAGTTTACTCCGCGGTGGGCTGGCAAAGGCTACGGCGACCAATTGGACGACGAGAAAGGGGCGGGCCACTGAGATGACTCCGCCCCCTTCGTCCACGTCAGTGAAATCCATTGACGTCAATGGGGACAGGCTGGCACGAGAGTGTTCGGTCAAGCAGAGCgcgtcgtgcaggcagtcagtgACGTCACGTCCCCTCGAGGCTTTGCGTATAGGCCTTATATCATTCCGTACATTGACCATAAACACGAACCATGAAACGTGAACTTCTCAAAAGAAATGTTAATTAAGATATActtacatgtttattttatttaactgGCGGGTTTTTTTCCCAACAAAATCAAATATAGGATCGCTCACATGTCAAATATTACCACTTATCTAACATCaatcttattttcttttttttttcattgtttacttttctatgcatttcaaatattgcagcttcaccacacgactgattttttttttttttttttttgtctttaaagtATTTTCATAACATCGTTGGtccaaattaattaattaattaataattataaaaaaataaaaaaataaaattaattaattattatattttttcaaCGTACACAATGATGgctacatttattttgaaatcgTGCGTCAGGATGACAAGCAGATATGTAagcatgtattttttattttttttacaaaatactaTTAATTAATATCAATAaggtatataatataatatttgtttaaaAGATAAGCAATTTCATGCAGTAAATGTTGTTTTCCTCTccaaattgaaagaacgaatgtATTGAATAAGAAAGATGAAGTCCTTCATTACTACCATCCTAGCAGGCGCAAgatattaggtcctgacgttgagcaactccaacataacgttgaaacaacatgctttttgaggacgtttaatcaatgttgggttctgacgttgatttgaccattgaattttggtcatttcccaaccaatattctacaatacaaatacaacattgaaacaacatgctttttgaggacttttaatcaatgtcaggttgtgacattgatttgaacattgaaagttggtcatttcccaaccaatattccacaacacaaatacaacaatgaaacaccatgctttttgacgacgtttaatcaatgtcaggtacgttgatttgatcattgaaatttggtaatttctcaactaacaacgacaatcattggtactttaactttaacttaacatggatccaatgttggacaccaacgttgtctcaattcacaaatacaactattttgcaacattgtttcaaagtcagttttaaaggacatgtatgtataatcaatgttatatcaatgtcttgtgcctgctgggattacTTACATTACTTCCAGgcattcgcgggccacataaaatgatgtgacgcgCCATACCTGGCCCCCCAGGGCTTGAGTTTGACGCTAGGGCTACATTGGATTGAAAGAGTTGAAATTATTTTTAAAggatgttatttcatgtctacaggcaggggcgccgaaaagggggggtaaaggagacggattctaggggcccatgatggagggggccccataattgtatgtaaaatagcataaaaaaatgttgccgctgtgttgggggccctgtaaagattattttcatggggcccaaaatccctagcggcgcccctgtctaCAGGCCTCTCATAATTAAAAAGGTAGTTAACAGTTTTTTTAAGCTCCATTTTTAGAAAATATCAAATGTATACATCGTGATGATGAATGAACTGCAATAAACGAGGGACaatttgagcttttttttttttttttttttttttccagattaaaatctttttttttagtttcagatctttttttttaattattattattcaaatatttttttccttcataTTCAGACTTTTCAAACTGTTGACTTTCTAACAGTATATTATTTTTCCAATTATATAATTGTGGCCGTGGTCCAGTTGTTGTGGACCTCTGGTGTTGCCAGTTGAATGTATTAATGTCCTACACTCCCTGAAGGCAACATGGTAGGGCAACATGACAACTATCCTTGTTTTTCCTAAACTGCCTGTCATGGCGCCACACCTCTCTCAGTTGATGGTGTTAAAAATTTGGGCCAAAAGTCAGAATgtggaggaaaaaaaaattgaatttggaGGAACAAAAATGTgagactgaaaataaaaaatttaaactgTCAAAAATAAGATTTAAATCTGAAAAGAAATCAAAGCTcaaatatcaaaaaatattatattaagaATGTACTACAGTGAATCATAAATTGTGTGTACCATTTCTTTTGTT
This genomic interval carries:
- the avpi1 gene encoding arginine vasopressin-induced protein 1 translates to MDPGPASPPSSKVAGPSSLWRLAERRTRKAGSGNIFSNVNLWQLQRLFRAAGDQDAEQRAQLVWAHRDEAELAQALTGLRTRSHRRGLRANGRETLGAHWLRAFTHLRIGEGFQSSTQKDSTDEEDSKAEAPSSEDTPETAGRSTGTSVVLNESQGLSGQCDRPGRVGPGPRRGGENDPERYLHRILH